In Brevibacillus brevis NBRC 100599, a single genomic region encodes these proteins:
- a CDS encoding phosphoribosylanthranilate isomerase, which yields MTRLKICGIKRTETLALLKELEVDYVGLVFAPSKRQVDAQTAGQLLAAVPGHPPAVGVFVNPTMEELEEVLSEAPLSVIQLHGQETPQFCQQVRERFALPVWKALAVGGEADAALAIQSYQGIVSAFLFDTYDPGQAGGTGKKFSWEQIPALQAACEAADCIIAGGIHAENVGELMGQYQAGIVDVSSGVETDGVKDAQKIKTLVERVKAHEQHSNNYASRA from the coding sequence ATGACTCGCTTGAAAATATGTGGGATCAAGCGGACGGAAACACTTGCACTGTTAAAAGAGCTGGAAGTCGATTACGTAGGCCTTGTTTTTGCCCCAAGTAAGCGACAAGTTGATGCCCAGACTGCTGGACAATTGCTTGCAGCCGTTCCGGGTCACCCTCCTGCTGTTGGCGTGTTCGTTAATCCGACGATGGAAGAGCTGGAGGAAGTACTAAGCGAGGCACCGTTATCCGTGATCCAGTTGCATGGACAGGAGACGCCACAATTTTGCCAGCAAGTTCGGGAGCGGTTCGCTCTTCCGGTGTGGAAGGCGTTGGCTGTGGGCGGAGAAGCGGATGCTGCTTTAGCAATTCAATCCTATCAGGGTATTGTCAGTGCCTTTTTATTTGATACATATGACCCTGGTCAAGCAGGTGGTACAGGCAAAAAGTTTTCGTGGGAACAAATTCCTGCATTGCAAGCAGCATGTGAGGCAGCAGACTGCATCATAGCTGGAGGGATTCATGCGGAGAATGTCGGAGAATTAATGGGACAGTATCAAGCAGGGATAGTCGATGTGTCTAGTGGAGTAGAGACGGATGGCGTAAAAGACGCTCAAAAAATAAAAACATTGGTAGAGAGGGTGAAGGCGCATGAACAACATTCAAACAACTACGCGAGTCGTGCCTGA
- the trpB gene encoding tryptophan synthase subunit beta, translating to MNNIQTTTRVVPDENGRFGAFGGKFIPETLMNAVTELEIAFEEARRDPAFVQELNGLLSEYAGRPTPLTYAERLTKAVGGAQIYLKREDLNHTGAHKLNNALGQALLAKRMGKKSIIAETGAGQHGVASATVAAKLGLSCKVFMGEEDIRRQSLNVFRMKLLGAEVIPAVSGSRTLKDATNEAIRHWVSHVEETFYVIGSVVGPHPYPYMVREFQKIIGEETRSQVLQMLRRLPDEVVACVGGGSNAIGMFYPFIQDESVALRGVEAAGKGVDTEKHAATLTLGRPGVIHGSLTYLLQDESGQVQEAHSISAGLDYPGVGPEHAYLKDTGRVTYTSVTDAEALEAVQVLCQTEGIIPALESAHAIAEAIKRAKEMSSDKLVVICLSGRGDKDVLTIQEALTAEGGE from the coding sequence ATGAACAACATTCAAACAACTACGCGAGTCGTGCCTGACGAAAACGGACGATTTGGTGCCTTCGGAGGCAAGTTTATTCCGGAAACCTTGATGAATGCGGTGACAGAGCTCGAGATCGCTTTTGAAGAAGCGCGTCGTGACCCGGCATTTGTTCAGGAATTGAATGGACTGCTCAGCGAGTATGCTGGACGCCCAACCCCGCTCACCTATGCAGAGCGTTTGACGAAAGCGGTCGGCGGTGCCCAGATCTATTTGAAAAGAGAAGATCTCAACCATACGGGCGCACATAAATTGAACAATGCTTTGGGCCAAGCATTGCTTGCCAAACGGATGGGCAAAAAATCAATTATTGCCGAAACGGGTGCTGGTCAGCACGGAGTGGCAAGTGCAACCGTGGCGGCAAAGCTTGGCCTCTCGTGCAAGGTATTCATGGGGGAAGAAGATATTCGTCGCCAGTCATTGAATGTTTTTCGGATGAAGCTGCTTGGAGCAGAAGTCATCCCTGCGGTATCCGGCTCTCGTACACTTAAGGATGCGACAAACGAAGCGATTCGTCATTGGGTTTCTCACGTAGAAGAAACGTTTTATGTCATCGGATCTGTGGTTGGCCCGCATCCATACCCATACATGGTTCGCGAATTCCAAAAAATTATCGGAGAAGAGACGCGCAGTCAAGTCCTGCAAATGCTCAGAAGGCTTCCGGATGAGGTCGTTGCTTGTGTTGGTGGAGGCAGTAATGCGATTGGTATGTTTTATCCGTTCATCCAGGATGAGTCTGTCGCGCTCAGAGGGGTAGAAGCTGCTGGAAAAGGAGTGGATACGGAAAAGCATGCGGCAACACTAACACTCGGACGCCCGGGAGTCATCCACGGTTCCTTAACCTACTTGTTGCAAGATGAAAGCGGTCAGGTGCAAGAAGCGCATTCGATTTCGGCTGGCTTGGATTATCCAGGAGTAGGACCTGAGCACGCCTATCTCAAAGACACTGGAAGAGTGACCTATACTTCGGTAACAGATGCAGAAGCACTCGAGGCAGTCCAAGTGCTTTGCCAAACGGAAGGCATCATTCCAGCGTTGGAGAGCGCACATGCCATAGCTGAAGCGATAAAACGTGCGAAAGAGATGTCTTCAGACAAACTAGTAGTCATCTGTTTATCCGGTCGAGGCGACAAGGACGTACTGACTATTCAAGAAGCGCTGACAGCAGAAGGGGGAGAGTAA
- the trpA gene encoding tryptophan synthase subunit alpha, whose amino-acid sequence MTTALNRIDQLFADRDRKRFIPFLTVGDPTIEATFHLVKAMVEAGADLIELGVPYSDPLADGPTIQRASERALKNGVTIGDALQLVKRLRESGMEACIVLFTYFNPVLQYGIERFFADLAAYGADGVVIPDLPIEESGPAVTAAKQNGIHVISLVAPTSSSRINTIGAQATGFLYCVSSLGVTGARTDLREDLADFLERVKASTSVPTAVGFGISTPDQVRTVAPHADGVIVGSAIVQQIEEHAEQLKDLKQMPVAVEKIKTFVHQLASALQ is encoded by the coding sequence ATGACGACAGCTCTTAACAGAATCGATCAATTATTCGCGGATCGTGATCGCAAACGATTCATCCCATTTCTAACCGTAGGCGATCCTACAATAGAAGCAACCTTTCATCTCGTAAAAGCGATGGTCGAAGCAGGAGCAGATCTCATTGAGCTCGGCGTCCCTTACTCCGATCCATTGGCAGACGGCCCAACGATTCAACGGGCATCAGAGCGCGCGCTGAAAAATGGCGTGACGATCGGGGATGCTTTGCAATTGGTGAAAAGGCTACGCGAATCAGGTATGGAGGCTTGCATCGTCCTGTTCACGTACTTCAATCCGGTTTTGCAGTATGGCATTGAGCGCTTTTTTGCCGATCTTGCTGCTTATGGGGCGGACGGTGTTGTCATTCCCGATTTGCCGATTGAGGAAAGCGGTCCAGCAGTAACCGCAGCAAAACAGAATGGCATTCATGTCATTTCACTCGTGGCACCAACTTCCAGTTCCAGAATCAATACGATTGGCGCGCAAGCAACCGGATTTCTTTATTGTGTATCGTCGCTCGGTGTGACGGGTGCCCGCACGGACCTGCGAGAGGATTTGGCAGATTTTCTGGAACGAGTAAAGGCAAGCACATCGGTTCCTACTGCGGTGGGCTTCGGAATATCCACGCCGGATCAAGTACGCACAGTAGCACCCCATGCGGATGGTGTCATTGTGGGAAGCGCCATTGTACAGCAAATTGAGGAACATGCTGAGCAGCTGAAAGACCTCAAACAAATGCCAGTAGCTGTAGAAAAAATAAAAACCTTTGTACATCAGTTAGCCAGTGCGCTACAATAG
- the hisC gene encoding histidinol-phosphate transaminase, whose translation MQPKQRILNAPVYQPGKPIDDVKREFGLTEVIKLASNENPFGSSPKAKAAISEQLDNLALYPDGASLNLRWDLADFLGVKPSQLFFGNGSDEILLMISRAFLSEGTNAVMATQTFSQYRSNGIIEGADLIEVPLKDGVHDLEAMAAAINEQTKVVWVCNPNNPSGTIVTTSELEAFMKKTPKDVLVVLDEAYYEYVVDPEYPQTVPMLAEYPNLIILRTFSKIYGLAALRIGYGIASEELISSLEHVREPFNTGTLGQVAARAALKDQEFVKSCRDRNREGMKQFTDSFDEWGLSYYPSQTNFILVDLKMDSDEVFKKLLSQGIIVRSGNALGFPGFQRITIGTKEQNDKILSVLKEIVTGALK comes from the coding sequence ATGCAACCGAAACAACGCATACTCAATGCCCCGGTATATCAACCTGGCAAGCCCATTGATGACGTGAAACGTGAATTTGGTTTAACCGAAGTCATCAAACTGGCGTCCAACGAAAATCCTTTTGGTTCCTCACCAAAGGCGAAAGCTGCTATTTCGGAACAGTTGGACAATTTGGCCCTTTATCCTGATGGTGCAAGCCTTAATCTACGCTGGGATCTTGCTGACTTCCTCGGGGTCAAACCAAGCCAATTGTTTTTCGGCAACGGGTCTGATGAAATTCTGTTGATGATCTCTCGTGCTTTTTTGAGCGAAGGAACAAATGCAGTCATGGCGACGCAAACGTTCTCGCAATATCGCTCAAATGGGATTATTGAAGGTGCAGACTTGATTGAGGTGCCGTTGAAAGATGGCGTTCACGATCTCGAAGCGATGGCGGCTGCGATCAACGAACAAACGAAGGTCGTATGGGTATGTAACCCGAACAATCCGTCAGGCACGATTGTAACAACATCCGAGTTGGAAGCTTTTATGAAAAAGACTCCAAAAGATGTGCTCGTCGTTTTGGATGAGGCTTACTACGAGTATGTGGTTGATCCAGAATATCCACAAACAGTACCGATGCTCGCTGAGTATCCGAACCTGATTATTTTGCGTACGTTCTCCAAAATTTACGGTCTGGCTGCTCTTCGTATCGGCTACGGGATCGCGTCAGAAGAGCTCATTTCCTCTCTGGAACATGTGCGTGAGCCGTTCAATACAGGCACACTTGGCCAAGTAGCAGCACGTGCGGCGTTGAAAGACCAGGAATTTGTGAAATCATGCCGCGATCGTAACCGTGAAGGCATGAAGCAGTTTACCGATTCCTTTGACGAGTGGGGGCTTTCCTACTATCCATCTCAGACCAACTTTATCTTGGTTGATTTGAAAATGGATTCCGATGAGGTATTCAAAAAGCTGCTCTCGCAAGGCATCATCGTTCGCTCTGGTAATGCGCTAGGCTTCCCGGGTTTTCAACGTATTACCATCGGGACCAAAGAGCAAAATGATAAGATTCTTTCCGTCTTAAAAGAAATCGTGACTGGAGCATTGAAATAA
- a CDS encoding prephenate dehydrogenase: protein MKKTTITVIGVGLIGGSIALSMRRDPNIRVVGYDLRQDCLDKALTLGVIHAGTTDLQTAVREANVIFLASPVEQIVPTIRSLVEMELQPGVIITDVGSTKAGIVTQAADVIPDHVTFIGGHPMAGSHKSGVEAASDRLMENAYYVLTPAPGTSVEKVKQLSELLTLTRAKVVQMDAASHDQVVGAVSHFPHILASALVNLVAGYDEENAWHTTLAAGGFRDITRIASSNPQMWRDILLQNRDPILKIAKDWANALEDVVHLVEQGDPEGIEHFFKTAREFRDSLPERKTGALPPLNDLYIDIPDHPGEIGRITTLLGARNINITNLQIRETREDIFGVLRITFHSQQELEKGEEVLRFFDYNVYKRT from the coding sequence ATGAAAAAAACCACTATTACTGTAATCGGCGTCGGGTTAATTGGCGGTTCCATTGCGCTGTCGATGCGACGCGATCCAAATATTCGGGTAGTCGGCTACGATTTACGTCAGGATTGTTTGGATAAAGCACTGACTCTAGGTGTCATACACGCTGGCACAACTGATTTGCAGACCGCAGTTCGAGAAGCGAATGTCATCTTCCTCGCATCACCTGTAGAGCAAATCGTTCCAACCATTCGCTCGTTAGTGGAAATGGAGCTGCAGCCGGGTGTGATCATTACGGATGTTGGAAGTACAAAAGCAGGCATTGTCACACAAGCGGCGGATGTCATTCCCGATCATGTTACGTTTATTGGTGGACATCCGATGGCCGGCTCACACAAATCCGGCGTGGAAGCTGCTTCTGACCGTCTGATGGAAAACGCCTACTATGTTTTGACACCAGCGCCGGGAACATCTGTAGAAAAAGTAAAGCAATTGTCTGAACTACTTACACTCACTCGTGCAAAAGTCGTGCAAATGGACGCGGCTTCGCATGATCAGGTCGTGGGTGCGGTTAGTCATTTCCCGCACATCCTTGCTTCTGCTCTGGTCAATCTAGTGGCAGGGTATGACGAGGAAAATGCTTGGCATACCACGCTTGCTGCTGGTGGCTTCCGTGACATTACACGCATTGCTTCGAGCAACCCCCAGATGTGGCGTGATATTTTGCTGCAAAACCGTGACCCGATCCTCAAAATCGCAAAAGATTGGGCAAACGCATTGGAAGATGTCGTTCACCTCGTAGAACAGGGAGATCCAGAAGGAATCGAGCACTTCTTCAAAACGGCACGAGAATTCCGCGACAGCTTGCCTGAGCGCAAAACGGGTGCATTACCTCCTTTGAACGATTTGTATATCGATATCCCGGACCACCCTGGCGAAATCGGACGGATTACGACATTATTGGGAGCAAGAAATATCAACATCACGAATCTTCAAATCAGAGAGACACGAGAAGACATTTTTGGGGTGCTACGCATTACGTTCCATTCGCAACAAGAGTTGGAAAAGGGAGAGGAAGTTCTTCGCTTTTTCGATTACAATGTATACAAGCGCACATAA
- the aroA gene encoding 3-phosphoshikimate 1-carboxyvinyltransferase: MLRVQQAKQIKGTVRVPGDKSISHRAVMFGALAEGTTTIEGFLPGADCLSTISCFRRMGIEIEQQGDAVTVQGKGWYGLQEPSQHLDVGNSGTTIRLMAGIMATQPFHVVMEGDESIAKRPMRRVIGPLRQMGAKIDGRKDGEYTPLSIRGGKLQGIAYQSPVASAQVKSAIMLAGLQAKGVTSVTEPHLSRDHTERMLQAFGVQVVRDGLTVSVEGGQKLKGRAISVPGDISSAAFLIAAVMVVPGSSLLIENVGINPSRTGIIDVVKAMGGSLELLNERIVNEEPVADLLVTHSELHGIEIAGDIIPRLIDEIPVIAVMATQAKGQTVIRDAEELKVKETDRIATVVSQLSKFGAKVTPTDDGMIIGGKTGLTGAIIDSMGDHRIGMAMAIAGLIAEGETKIENDEAIDVSFPGFHDLLVKISQ; encoded by the coding sequence ATGCTTCGCGTACAACAAGCCAAACAAATCAAAGGTACCGTTCGCGTGCCAGGAGATAAGTCCATTTCCCATCGTGCAGTTATGTTTGGAGCTCTAGCAGAAGGAACGACAACCATTGAAGGCTTTTTGCCGGGTGCCGATTGCTTGAGCACGATTAGCTGCTTTCGTCGGATGGGGATCGAGATTGAACAACAAGGAGATGCCGTAACCGTACAAGGAAAAGGCTGGTACGGCTTGCAGGAGCCATCTCAACATTTGGATGTAGGGAACTCCGGTACGACCATTCGCCTAATGGCAGGGATCATGGCGACACAGCCTTTCCATGTGGTGATGGAAGGCGATGAGTCTATTGCGAAAAGACCAATGCGCCGTGTAATCGGACCGCTCCGTCAAATGGGCGCCAAAATCGATGGAAGAAAAGACGGTGAATACACACCGTTATCCATTCGAGGTGGGAAGCTTCAAGGGATCGCGTATCAATCTCCAGTGGCAAGTGCACAAGTGAAGTCAGCTATTATGCTGGCAGGGTTGCAGGCAAAAGGCGTGACGAGTGTAACAGAGCCGCATTTGTCCCGCGATCATACGGAGCGTATGCTGCAAGCGTTTGGTGTACAAGTCGTGCGTGATGGCTTGACTGTTTCCGTAGAGGGCGGACAAAAACTAAAAGGCCGTGCCATTTCTGTTCCTGGTGACATTTCTTCCGCTGCCTTTTTGATTGCAGCGGTAATGGTCGTACCTGGCAGCTCTCTTCTCATTGAAAATGTCGGAATCAACCCAAGCCGCACGGGCATCATTGATGTTGTCAAGGCGATGGGGGGAAGCCTGGAGCTTTTGAATGAGCGAATCGTAAATGAAGAGCCGGTTGCAGACCTCCTCGTGACGCATTCGGAGCTGCACGGGATTGAAATTGCCGGAGATATTATTCCACGTCTGATTGACGAAATTCCGGTAATTGCGGTCATGGCAACGCAAGCGAAAGGACAGACCGTGATCCGTGATGCCGAAGAGCTGAAAGTAAAGGAGACAGACCGTATTGCCACGGTGGTTAGTCAACTGTCCAAATTCGGCGCTAAGGTGACACCTACCGATGACGGAATGATCATCGGAGGAAAGACAGGATTGACAGGGGCTATCATCGATAGCATGGGGGATCACCGAATTGGCATGGCGATGGCAATCGCAGGTCTCATTGCCGAGGGTGAGACGAAAATCGAAAACGATGAGGCGATTGATGTATCGTTCCCTGGCTTCCATGACTTGCTTGTGAAAATCAGCCAATAA
- a CDS encoding amidohydrolase family protein: MKEADIWIRHGKIVRMAKDTLTKNPFNDLYEEIDATGMYLLPGFVALLTHSLYKIKDVDVYIEAMRNLISMGCTSLVDVFRPERWMSRPQIHYQQTQHFNSLLDYVWHVEIDVADLYGDRLAEWMNHGYSSFHVTIRNPEEISTIKWETLLQLQTSKQTILHMQVQNDPFLKKEQRELIRQIWMEATRYWRLRTVMTDSQAAFHFEENDPYLHIFRLPAEVTDQGLRRLHRQWFGSCQIASPIHDVRIDTRKSWCTSEELLCLLVRLASTNVAKAIGLYPRKGSLTTGADADIVFLKKENWLTKNDLSTILNFSEMHLPTSVMSNGKWIYRNMRFIPLIGMGKCLFDTKPYSYVI, translated from the coding sequence ATGAAAGAAGCAGATATTTGGATCCGTCATGGGAAAATTGTACGAATGGCTAAAGATACCTTGACGAAAAACCCCTTCAACGATTTATATGAAGAAATAGATGCTACTGGTATGTATCTTTTGCCCGGTTTTGTCGCACTCCTGACACATTCGTTGTATAAAATCAAAGATGTTGATGTCTATATAGAAGCCATGCGAAATCTCATCAGCATGGGATGTACAAGCCTGGTGGACGTCTTCAGGCCAGAGCGTTGGATGAGCAGACCGCAGATTCACTATCAACAAACCCAGCATTTCAACAGTTTGCTGGATTATGTTTGGCATGTGGAAATCGATGTCGCCGATCTTTACGGTGACCGCTTAGCCGAGTGGATGAACCACGGCTATTCTTCGTTTCATGTCACGATTCGAAATCCAGAAGAAATTTCCACAATAAAATGGGAAACGCTTTTGCAACTTCAAACGTCTAAACAAACGATCCTGCACATGCAGGTACAAAATGACCCGTTTCTAAAAAAAGAACAACGGGAACTTATTCGACAGATTTGGATGGAGGCTACTCGTTATTGGCGGTTGCGTACTGTCATGACAGATTCTCAAGCGGCCTTTCATTTTGAAGAAAATGACCCGTACCTGCATATTTTTCGTTTGCCGGCTGAAGTGACAGATCAAGGTCTACGTCGCTTACATCGTCAATGGTTTGGGAGTTGCCAAATAGCCTCTCCGATACACGATGTACGGATTGATACACGAAAGAGCTGGTGTACGTCAGAAGAATTGCTTTGCTTGCTAGTCAGGCTCGCTTCGACAAATGTTGCAAAAGCAATTGGTCTTTATCCGCGAAAAGGAAGCTTGACAACTGGCGCAGACGCTGATATCGTTTTCCTGAAAAAGGAAAACTGGTTGACAAAGAATGATCTTTCCACTATTCTCAATTTTAGTGAAATGCATCTTCCAACATCTGTTATGTCGAACGGTAAATGGATATATCGAAATATGCGATTTATCCCTTTGATTGGTATGGGTAAGTGCTTATTCGACACGAAGCCCTACTCTTATGTCATATAA
- a CDS encoding RNA polymerase sigma factor, whose translation MTDSQLIREIKEGNLECYAELIRRYEKKILSFVTHLLRQAHLEHIAEDICQETFYKAYKSIHSFRDVEATFSTWLYTIARNSVLSELRKSRNSDVYLDDTLQVPMASPKTLPEQVLLRNERESMVRLAINSLPEKQRSALILREYEQMDYTEIATILDLTVSSVKSLLFRARQSIRGQLENYILDPHLDEAEGMNR comes from the coding sequence ATGACCGATTCCCAGCTTATCCGAGAGATTAAAGAAGGTAATCTGGAATGCTATGCTGAACTGATTCGTCGATATGAAAAAAAGATCCTCTCATTTGTTACTCATCTTTTGCGTCAGGCACATTTAGAGCATATAGCGGAGGATATATGTCAGGAGACGTTTTACAAGGCGTATAAGAGCATTCATTCTTTCCGAGATGTAGAAGCTACATTCTCCACCTGGCTCTATACGATTGCACGCAACTCCGTACTAAGTGAATTGCGCAAAAGCCGCAATTCTGACGTGTATCTGGATGATACGTTGCAAGTGCCTATGGCATCTCCCAAGACACTGCCTGAGCAAGTTTTGCTCCGGAATGAACGGGAGAGCATGGTAAGACTGGCGATCAACAGCTTGCCAGAGAAGCAACGCTCAGCACTGATATTACGAGAGTACGAACAAATGGATTACACAGAAATCGCTACGATTCTGGATTTAACAGTGAGCTCTGTGAAGTCTCTACTGTTTCGAGCGCGGCAAAGTATTCGTGGACAGTTGGAAAACTACATCCTGGACCCTCATTTGGATGAAGCTGAAGGGATGAATCGATGA
- a CDS encoding zf-HC2 domain-containing protein translates to MMRCEEVQEILPEYAENLLPEVTQRRVDHHMASCYACRSDYELWSDSDEWMEMDKEEYHSVTPSRSIVDAVMARILSEERWAIPIGRKIFSVTARMRRMAASVAVLLLMVFSFTLYVNSSTTEQANSLVINGEVMEINTPKAQVISSSMQTDDGTYVVEAQPYTAQGDSLEHATASIVPLDGKPTSPDLAKPNYSIVLSIFGILITVLTMSWLTRA, encoded by the coding sequence ATGATGAGATGTGAAGAAGTTCAGGAAATTCTGCCTGAATACGCCGAAAATCTGTTGCCTGAGGTGACCCAACGCCGGGTTGATCACCATATGGCTTCATGCTATGCCTGTCGTTCCGACTATGAGCTTTGGTCGGACAGTGATGAGTGGATGGAAATGGATAAAGAAGAATACCATTCCGTAACCCCATCCCGTTCCATTGTAGACGCTGTGATGGCCCGTATTTTATCGGAAGAGCGATGGGCGATCCCGATTGGCAGAAAAATTTTCAGCGTGACAGCGAGAATGCGACGCATGGCTGCGAGTGTAGCTGTCTTGTTGCTGATGGTCTTTTCTTTCACTTTATATGTGAATTCAAGTACCACGGAGCAAGCGAATTCGCTCGTGATTAACGGAGAAGTTATGGAAATTAACACACCAAAGGCTCAAGTCATTTCTTCTTCTATGCAAACAGATGACGGTACGTATGTGGTAGAAGCCCAGCCATATACGGCGCAAGGAGATTCACTGGAACATGCTACTGCTTCGATCGTACCACTCGATGGGAAGCCGACTTCTCCTGATTTAGCCAAACCGAATTACAGCATTGTACTTAGTATTTTTGGAATCCTTATTACTGTTCTTACAATGAGCTGGCTAACACGAGCATAA
- a CDS encoding tetratricopeptide repeat protein yields the protein MPKKWLYVIDEAIKRIENDEVELGLTALQKVQEHGKDLPDVMMYLAEVWYRLGHLEEASQLLTDVMAKNPQMDSSLRRECQLLLAEIALDSSDFETAQHLLYECKESGFESIQLDLLLADLYSLQDLDEVAVKYLEQARLKEPDNQDIMAALGNLYFRIGEDEKAMKLLEQAGDESLSMLLTKGRSYAQNGQFEQAYQVFRQALVMDRSPEVLYGCALMAFHVGRLDEAAELVNSLQAVDEEYVAAYPLAADLNLSMGKTEAAIEALKQYVSLSGFDLDQIRRLIALLSQAGRYEEAKEYQQLHDLWDNESDEEQ from the coding sequence ATGCCGAAAAAGTGGCTGTATGTCATAGACGAAGCGATCAAGCGGATTGAAAACGATGAAGTAGAGTTGGGCTTGACCGCTCTGCAAAAGGTTCAGGAGCATGGAAAGGATTTGCCGGATGTCATGATGTATTTGGCAGAGGTCTGGTATCGACTTGGACATTTGGAAGAAGCGAGTCAATTGCTGACAGATGTCATGGCCAAAAATCCGCAAATGGATTCCTCTTTGCGCAGAGAATGCCAGCTGCTGCTAGCGGAGATTGCATTGGATTCCAGTGATTTTGAGACGGCGCAACATCTTCTTTATGAATGTAAAGAATCTGGCTTCGAAAGCATCCAGCTTGACTTGTTGTTAGCGGATCTGTATTCACTCCAAGACTTAGATGAAGTAGCGGTCAAGTACTTGGAGCAAGCGAGACTGAAGGAGCCAGACAACCAAGATATTATGGCAGCACTGGGTAACTTGTATTTCCGTATTGGAGAAGACGAGAAAGCAATGAAGCTTCTAGAACAAGCCGGGGATGAAAGTCTGTCTATGCTTTTGACGAAGGGGCGTTCGTACGCACAAAACGGTCAATTCGAACAGGCTTACCAAGTATTCCGTCAGGCGCTGGTTATGGATCGTTCGCCAGAAGTACTCTACGGCTGTGCACTGATGGCATTCCACGTAGGACGACTGGATGAAGCAGCAGAATTGGTCAATAGTTTGCAAGCCGTTGACGAGGAGTATGTGGCAGCATATCCATTAGCTGCAGATTTGAATCTTTCGATGGGGAAAACAGAAGCAGCGATTGAGGCGTTGAAGCAATATGTATCGTTGTCAGGTTTCGATTTGGACCAAATCCGCAGGCTGATTGCCCTTTTGAGTCAAGCCGGACGCTATGAGGAAGCGAAGGAATACCAACAACTTCACGACCTGTGGGACAATGAATCCGACGAGGAGCAATAA
- a CDS encoding IDEAL domain-containing protein, whose product MEWPNFYSNAYGTNNQMVSGLLSEMVIDEQMRQYRKRTLVQEIDEALASKNKELFLRLTDELKEIMAYEQA is encoded by the coding sequence ATGGAGTGGCCGAATTTCTATTCCAACGCGTACGGAACGAACAATCAAATGGTTTCCGGTTTACTATCTGAAATGGTGATCGACGAGCAGATGCGTCAATATCGCAAGCGCACGCTAGTCCAGGAGATTGATGAGGCACTTGCATCGAAAAACAAAGAGCTGTTTTTGCGCTTAACAGACGAATTGAAAGAAATCATGGCTTACGAGCAAGCCTAA
- a CDS encoding DUF2487 family protein, with protein MQWNLNDFQNWEELRSFVDTALLPLYLYSSDRKVEEHVVRMNYLLNVAAGIEQRLKGRVLLFPLSYHIGEEQLEQRTPAEFPYKVLLYFRGEKIQVKERAEEGVLTLLVGDEDLESSLRFEVTVDVLYKEVIKLWQTGQS; from the coding sequence ATGCAGTGGAACTTGAACGATTTTCAAAACTGGGAGGAGTTGCGATCCTTTGTGGATACCGCGCTGCTCCCTCTTTATTTGTACAGTTCGGACAGAAAAGTAGAAGAGCATGTAGTACGCATGAACTACTTATTAAATGTAGCTGCCGGGATTGAGCAACGGCTGAAGGGACGTGTGCTACTATTTCCGTTAAGCTATCACATAGGAGAAGAACAGCTGGAACAACGAACACCGGCGGAATTTCCTTATAAAGTACTACTTTATTTCCGCGGAGAAAAGATTCAAGTAAAGGAGAGGGCAGAAGAAGGTGTGTTGACGTTATTGGTAGGAGATGAAGACTTGGAATCTTCTTTGCGTTTCGAAGTGACCGTGGATGTGCTGTATAAAGAGGTCATCAAGTTGTGGCAAACTGGACAGAGTTAA